In Vibrio diazotrophicus, the following proteins share a genomic window:
- a CDS encoding HDOD domain-containing protein: MNQEALLSRFNELPRIESIQQELLNMVNSENLNFSELSRKMSMDQVLSARVLRMANSAQFGGAHGVSTINEAIIRVGSGAVRTLISSSVVSGVFPKLATLNIKDYWANTFEIAMIASKLARAARLDPNEAFTTGVLHNIGELMIHALEPDIASQIKYRVDHGEELIAVQKELLDTDAQELGARLAREWQFPSDMADAIENVNHPGKATEAKRLACVLFLAREIHKRWDSLFDEREKRAFLTRHPAAKALALSSDVYIEIDQVRGHGVELAHQLF, from the coding sequence ATGAATCAAGAAGCCTTGCTCTCTCGTTTTAATGAATTACCTCGTATTGAAAGTATTCAACAAGAGCTACTGAACATGGTGAACAGTGAGAACCTCAACTTCAGTGAGCTTTCGCGTAAGATGTCGATGGACCAAGTGCTTAGTGCCCGAGTTTTGCGGATGGCAAATTCAGCCCAGTTTGGTGGCGCGCATGGTGTTTCAACGATTAACGAAGCGATTATTCGTGTCGGCAGCGGTGCGGTGCGAACGCTGATCTCTTCTTCGGTTGTGTCTGGTGTTTTCCCTAAACTCGCCACCCTCAATATCAAAGACTATTGGGCCAATACTTTTGAAATTGCCATGATAGCCAGCAAGCTGGCGCGAGCCGCACGCTTAGACCCGAATGAAGCCTTTACGACCGGAGTGCTACACAATATCGGTGAACTTATGATTCATGCATTAGAGCCAGATATTGCGTCACAAATAAAATACCGCGTTGATCATGGTGAGGAGTTGATTGCGGTACAAAAAGAGCTGCTCGATACCGATGCTCAGGAGCTTGGGGCAAGGCTAGCTCGCGAGTGGCAGTTTCCTTCAGATATGGCGGATGCGATAGAAAATGTGAATCATCCGGGGAAGGCAACGGAAGCTAAACGTCTGGCCTGTGTGCTGTTTTTAGCGCGCGAAATCCATAAAAGATGGGACTCACTGTTTGATGAACGAGAAAAACGAGCCTTCCTCACTCGTCACCCAGCAGCGAAGGCCTTGGCGTTATCATCTGATGTTTATATTGAAATTGACCAAGTTAGGGGGCATGGGGTGGAGCTTGCTCACCAATTGTTTTAA
- the rmuC gene encoding DNA recombination protein RmuC: MQWIINNILLWAPALASAIISGGVIGLWVKQKMQVRTQLLDQQIINDARWYQQQIEQLKVSLNNSLGELEELDQERDKAEFELKQLHGKLMAAMEKLRYFDAVKLERDQYNDELNHLRELKAQLDVQLREQEARHQQQLESNSEKLRLLETAEERLKQQFEHLANQVFEDKAAKVDQQNKQSLDGLLSPLKEQLEGFRKQVNDNFNNEAKERHTLVHELRNLQNLNEQMAKEALNLTQALKGDNKQQGNWGEVVLARVLAESGLREGHEYETQVSLQNDMGKRYQPDVIVHLPQDKQVVVDSKMALVAYERYFHAETDEERDAALRDHLLALRNHIKGLSQKDYHQLRGIESLDYVLMFIPVEPAFQVAIQAEPSLVKDAMEQNIILVSPTTLLVALRTIDNLWRNDRQNQNARLIAERASKLYDKLRLFVDDMEGLGSALDRANQNYQGAMNKLVTGRGNAISQAESFKQLGVEVKRSIHSQWAEKAQIGEDFENAPLVERHQGEDKVN, translated from the coding sequence ATGCAATGGATTATCAACAACATACTGCTTTGGGCTCCTGCACTCGCGAGTGCGATAATATCTGGGGGCGTGATTGGGCTTTGGGTTAAGCAAAAAATGCAAGTCAGAACCCAGCTGCTCGATCAGCAAATTATTAATGATGCTCGCTGGTATCAACAGCAAATCGAGCAACTGAAGGTAAGCTTGAACAACAGTTTGGGTGAGCTGGAAGAGCTGGATCAAGAGCGTGATAAAGCAGAGTTCGAGCTAAAACAACTGCACGGCAAACTGATGGCTGCTATGGAAAAACTGCGCTATTTCGATGCCGTGAAGCTTGAACGAGATCAGTACAACGATGAGTTGAACCACTTACGCGAGCTAAAAGCGCAGCTTGATGTCCAATTGCGTGAGCAAGAAGCGCGTCATCAACAGCAGCTTGAATCGAACTCAGAGAAATTACGTTTACTGGAAACCGCCGAAGAACGTTTGAAACAGCAATTTGAACACCTTGCTAACCAAGTGTTTGAAGATAAAGCGGCAAAAGTGGATCAACAGAACAAACAGAGCCTTGATGGTTTGTTGAGTCCGCTAAAAGAGCAGTTAGAAGGTTTCCGTAAACAGGTGAATGACAACTTCAACAACGAAGCCAAAGAGCGTCACACCTTGGTGCACGAGCTGCGTAATTTGCAAAACCTCAATGAACAGATGGCAAAAGAGGCGTTGAACCTTACTCAGGCACTAAAAGGCGACAACAAGCAGCAGGGTAACTGGGGAGAGGTCGTACTGGCTCGCGTGCTGGCAGAATCAGGCTTGCGTGAAGGCCATGAGTACGAAACACAGGTTAGTTTGCAAAATGATATGGGCAAGCGTTATCAGCCGGATGTGATTGTTCATCTGCCACAAGATAAACAAGTGGTGGTGGATTCGAAAATGGCGCTGGTGGCTTATGAGCGCTATTTCCATGCAGAAACCGATGAAGAGCGTGATGCTGCTCTGCGCGATCACTTGCTTGCACTACGTAATCACATCAAAGGCTTAAGCCAGAAAGACTACCATCAGCTTCGCGGCATTGAGAGCCTCGATTATGTGCTGATGTTTATTCCGGTGGAACCTGCATTCCAAGTCGCGATTCAGGCTGAACCAAGCTTGGTGAAAGATGCGATGGAGCAAAATATTATCCTTGTCAGTCCAACCACATTGCTGGTGGCGCTGCGCACCATTGACAACCTATGGCGTAATGATCGCCAGAACCAAAATGCTCGTCTCATTGCCGAGCGTGCCAGCAAGCTTTACGACAAGCTACGCCTGTTCGTTGATGATATGGAAGGATTGGGTTCTGCGTTAGACAGAGCCAACCAAAATTATCAGGGTGCGATGAACAAGCTTGTCACTGGTCGCGGAAATGCTATCAGTCAGGCAGAAAGCTTTAAGCAGCTTGGGGTTGAAGTGAAACGTTCTATCCATTCTCAGTGGGCGGAAAAGGCACAAATTGGCGAAGATTTTGAAAATGCCCCTTTAGTAGAAAGACATCAAGGAGAGGATAAAGTAAACTGA
- the ubiE gene encoding bifunctional demethylmenaquinone methyltransferase/2-methoxy-6-polyprenyl-1,4-benzoquinol methylase UbiE yields MTDSSSVQTNTAMTDQDTTHFGFETVRKEEKATKVAQVFHSVAAKYDIMNDLMSGGVHRLWKRFTIDCSGARPGQKILDLGGGTGDLAAKFSRIVGDKGHVILADINNSMLNVGRDKLRDRGIVGNIDFVQANAEELPFPDNHFDCITISFCLRNVTDKDKALRSMYRVLKPGGRLLVLEFSKPVLDPLSKIYDAYSFHILPKMGELIANDADSYRYLAESIRMHPDQETLKGMMVEAGFEQASYYNLTGGIVALHRGYKF; encoded by the coding sequence ATGACGGACAGTAGTAGCGTGCAAACGAATACAGCAATGACAGATCAAGACACAACGCATTTCGGTTTCGAAACCGTTCGTAAAGAAGAAAAAGCAACCAAAGTCGCTCAGGTATTTCACTCTGTAGCAGCGAAATACGACATCATGAATGACTTAATGTCGGGTGGTGTTCATCGACTATGGAAGCGTTTTACGATTGATTGCTCAGGCGCACGTCCGGGACAAAAAATTCTCGATCTTGGTGGCGGTACTGGTGATCTGGCTGCGAAGTTTTCTCGTATTGTTGGCGATAAAGGCCACGTTATTCTGGCGGACATCAATAACTCAATGCTTAACGTAGGTCGCGATAAACTGCGTGACCGCGGCATTGTCGGCAACATTGATTTCGTACAAGCGAACGCGGAAGAACTGCCGTTCCCAGATAACCATTTTGACTGCATTACTATCAGCTTCTGTCTGCGTAACGTAACAGATAAAGATAAAGCACTGCGCTCTATGTACCGCGTTTTAAAACCGGGTGGTCGTCTGTTAGTGCTTGAGTTTTCTAAGCCTGTTTTAGATCCGCTTTCTAAAATTTATGATGCTTATTCGTTCCATATCTTGCCAAAAATGGGTGAACTGATTGCTAACGATGCAGACAGCTACCGTTATTTAGCAGAATCAATTCGCATGCATCCAGACCAAGAAACCTTAAAAGGTATGATGGTTGAAGCAGGCTTCG
- the araC gene encoding arabinose operon transcriptional regulator AraC translates to MQNTDPLKPGYDFDAHLVAGLTPIIEGDELDYTIDRPNGMKGYIINITSKGEGTIFSGEHEFHVKAGDLLLFPPSAAHYYRRKEDNASWFHRWVYFRPRAFWNDWLNWQEERNGVYVTSGLSAQDIEHIESLFVDIEYTAKSDLPYRDDLAINLLEQLLIRCKSVQPDVVCKPLDPRIIQAINYMTQNLNQDFTLEEIAAHTCLSPSRLGHLFRDEMKMTITQWRDDQRISRAKQLLVTTHYSVNHIGRIVGYSDPLYFSRVFKRKAGVSPKLYREKIT, encoded by the coding sequence ATGCAAAACACAGATCCACTCAAGCCGGGGTATGACTTTGATGCGCATTTAGTCGCAGGTCTCACACCCATTATCGAAGGTGACGAGCTCGACTACACCATTGATCGTCCAAACGGCATGAAAGGGTACATCATCAATATCACCAGCAAAGGTGAAGGCACCATTTTTTCCGGTGAACATGAATTTCATGTTAAAGCGGGAGACTTACTCCTGTTTCCTCCTAGCGCCGCCCATTATTACCGTCGCAAAGAAGACAACGCTTCATGGTTTCACCGTTGGGTGTATTTCCGGCCGCGTGCATTTTGGAATGACTGGTTAAACTGGCAGGAAGAGCGTAATGGTGTTTATGTCACCAGCGGCTTGTCTGCGCAGGATATCGAACACATTGAAAGCTTGTTTGTTGATATCGAATATACGGCTAAATCGGACCTTCCCTATCGGGATGATTTAGCAATCAACTTACTTGAGCAGTTACTGATCCGTTGTAAATCAGTACAACCGGATGTGGTCTGCAAACCGCTTGATCCGCGAATCATTCAAGCGATTAACTACATGACGCAAAACCTCAATCAGGATTTCACTCTTGAGGAAATTGCTGCGCATACCTGCTTGTCGCCATCTCGCTTAGGACACTTGTTCCGCGACGAAATGAAGATGACCATTACCCAATGGCGCGATGACCAACGTATTAGCCGAGCGAAGCAATTGTTAGTGACTACTCACTATTCAGTTAACCATATTGGTCGAATAGTCGGCTATTCCGATCCCCTTTATTTCTCTCGCGTGTTCAAGCGCAAAGCGGGTGTTAGCCCGAAACTATATCGAGAGAAAATCACCTGA
- a CDS encoding DMT family transporter: MNERRALGLGLSAVLLWSTVATAFKLTLAEFTPIQMLTIASIVSALALFIICALRGHLNLIASTFFANPWYYLLLGLVNPLAYYLILFKAYALLPASQAQSINYSWAITLTLMAAVFLGQTIRKQDWLACILSYLGVIVIATKGDVLGLKFDSPLGVGLALLSTLLWAGYWILNTKNQAEPVVGVLLGFLVAIPFTIGLNLYESAPWSQITFNGWAAVTYVGLFEMGITFVLWLGALKSTNNTARISNLIFASPFISLILLATIIGEEIHPSTLIGLVMIIIGLVVQQLKFSRKQPSSVSSS; this comes from the coding sequence ATGAACGAGCGTCGCGCATTAGGGCTAGGACTGTCCGCAGTTCTGCTTTGGTCCACCGTTGCCACAGCTTTTAAACTCACTCTGGCAGAATTCACGCCGATTCAAATGCTCACTATCGCAAGTATTGTCTCAGCACTGGCTTTATTCATTATTTGCGCCCTAAGAGGTCATCTAAATCTGATCGCCAGCACCTTTTTTGCTAACCCTTGGTACTACTTGCTTCTAGGGCTGGTTAACCCTCTGGCTTACTATTTAATTTTATTTAAAGCGTATGCTTTACTTCCAGCTTCGCAAGCTCAGTCCATTAATTATAGCTGGGCAATCACCTTAACGTTGATGGCAGCGGTTTTCTTGGGTCAAACTATCAGAAAGCAAGATTGGCTCGCCTGTATTCTCAGCTACTTAGGCGTTATTGTCATTGCCACCAAAGGCGATGTACTGGGTTTGAAATTTGACAGCCCACTTGGCGTCGGTTTAGCGCTGCTTTCCACATTGCTTTGGGCCGGATACTGGATTCTCAACACCAAAAACCAGGCAGAACCCGTTGTCGGTGTACTACTTGGGTTCCTTGTGGCCATTCCGTTTACTATCGGTTTGAACCTTTATGAAAGCGCTCCATGGAGCCAGATAACCTTTAACGGTTGGGCGGCAGTAACCTACGTAGGGCTATTTGAAATGGGCATTACCTTTGTGCTCTGGCTCGGCGCATTGAAAAGCACCAACAACACCGCACGCATCAGCAACCTGATTTTTGCCTCTCCGTTTATCTCTCTCATACTGCTGGCAACGATTATTGGTGAGGAGATTCACCCTTCAACCTTAATCGGCTTAGTGATGATCATCATTGGTCTTGTTGTGCAACAACTGAAGTTTTCTCGCAAGCAACCCAGCTCGGTTTCATCTTCGTGA